A region from the Saccharomonospora azurea NA-128 genome encodes:
- a CDS encoding NAD-dependent epimerase/dehydratase family protein translates to MRTLVLGGTSFLSRTVAVDAVRRGHDVTCVARGKSGPFPDGVRPVVLDRGEPNALDALRGERFDAVVDVATMTPGWVRDALQAFGAHARHWTYVSSINVYADTATPHQTTDAPLLDPIPDPGERTMAEVTPEFYGAVEVASENLVRDAVGERAFVVRPGQITGPGDYMRRFHYWPARFARGGRVVVPDAPGHPFQHVDVRDLAAWIVSAAEDGVTGTFDAVSPVADLGETLQEIAASTAPAGTKLVPIAPDVLVRAGVRPWAGDGSLPMWLPETHYGMVSHDARTAWAAGLAIRPLADTVHAALADHRASGGPLGGLTPEQERALLA, encoded by the coding sequence ATGCGCACACTCGTTCTCGGTGGCACGTCGTTTCTGTCCCGCACCGTGGCCGTCGACGCGGTCCGTCGTGGACACGACGTCACCTGCGTCGCCCGAGGCAAGTCCGGTCCGTTCCCCGACGGCGTACGCCCGGTCGTGCTCGACCGCGGGGAGCCGAACGCCCTCGACGCGCTGCGCGGCGAACGGTTCGACGCCGTCGTCGACGTGGCCACGATGACGCCGGGCTGGGTGCGCGACGCACTCCAGGCGTTCGGAGCGCACGCTCGACACTGGACCTACGTGTCGAGCATCAACGTCTACGCCGACACCGCGACCCCGCACCAGACCACGGACGCACCACTGCTCGACCCGATCCCCGACCCCGGTGAGCGGACCATGGCGGAGGTGACCCCGGAGTTCTACGGCGCCGTCGAGGTGGCCAGCGAGAACCTCGTGCGCGACGCCGTGGGTGAGCGGGCGTTCGTCGTCCGTCCGGGACAGATCACCGGCCCGGGCGACTACATGCGACGGTTCCACTACTGGCCCGCCCGGTTCGCGCGGGGAGGCCGCGTCGTGGTCCCCGACGCGCCGGGCCACCCGTTCCAGCACGTCGACGTGCGCGATCTCGCGGCGTGGATCGTCTCGGCCGCCGAGGACGGCGTCACCGGCACCTTCGACGCGGTGAGCCCCGTGGCCGACCTCGGCGAGACCCTGCAGGAGATCGCCGCGTCGACCGCACCGGCGGGCACGAAGCTCGTCCCGATCGCCCCGGACGTCCTCGTCCGGGCAGGAGTCCGCCCGTGGGCGGGCGACGGTTCACTGCCGATGTGGCTGCCCGAGACCCACTACGGGATGGTTTCCCACGACGCGCGCACGGCGTGGGCCGCGGGGCTGGCGATCCGGCCGCTCGCCGACACCGTGCACGCGGCGCTGGCCGACCACCGCGCGAGTGGGGGCCCGCTCGGCGGGCTCACTCCCGAGCAGGAACGGGCTCTGCTGGCGTGA
- the hypF gene encoding carbamoyltransferase HypF: MDTLEGLADPIRRVGVRIEGVVQGVGFRPFVHASAQRFGLTGHVGNDTAGVVIEAEGPCEAVAGFLTSLRADAPPLATVEQVDVVELVPAGGRGFRIVDSDTSGPRGPRGPRGPRRTLVSADSATCEACLAELFDPRDRRYRYPFVNCTDCGPRYTIVRDVPYDRPNTTMAGFPLCGECAREYHDPADRRFHAQPVCCPDCGPRLRIVDPAGRSLGADPVSRAVELLRAGDVVAVKGLGGYHLATDATSDSATAALRSRKHREDKAFAVMVATLDDARRLCAVDDCAARALVDRRRPIVLLDRRHPDGVADAVAPGNRRLGVMLPYTPLHHLLLRELAAPIVLTSGNVSDEPIAYTDDDALARLGGIADAFLVHDRPIHVRADDSVVSPWRGDAVPVRRSRGYAPEPITCSREFPRPVLACGAELKNTVCLASGRRAVLSHHIGDLKNAETLRSFTEAIEHLSRLFDIEPAVVAHDLHPDYASTRYALERTGLDPVGVQHHHAHVAACLADNGVDGGDGVGGADDRAIGVAFDGTGYGLDGTVWGGEFLLATCADFERVGHLATVPMPGGEAAVREPWRMAAAYLRGATDGVDGVDDLAVARRQGARWDQVRRLLDSRLSMPVTSSAGRLFDAVAAVLGVRDTVTYEGQAAIELEQRADVGHSDGYEVGIADDGGMLVVDGPGLVRAVLDDHRRGTDLALVAARFHNALAAAVARTCREIADRTGVRLVALSGGVFANRFLLTRTVEALEGDNLTVLTHSRVPCNDGGLSFGQAVVAGARDRAMR; encoded by the coding sequence GTGGACACGCTTGAGGGCCTCGCGGACCCGATCCGGCGCGTCGGGGTTCGCATCGAGGGTGTGGTGCAGGGTGTGGGGTTCCGGCCGTTCGTCCACGCGTCGGCGCAGCGCTTCGGCCTGACCGGACACGTCGGCAACGACACGGCCGGCGTCGTGATCGAGGCCGAGGGACCTTGCGAGGCGGTCGCCGGATTCCTCACGTCGTTGCGGGCGGACGCGCCTCCGCTGGCCACGGTCGAGCAGGTCGACGTCGTGGAACTCGTCCCGGCGGGCGGACGTGGGTTCCGGATCGTCGACAGCGATACCTCGGGTCCACGGGGTCCACGGGGTCCACGGGGTCCACGGCGGACACTCGTGTCGGCCGACTCGGCCACGTGCGAGGCGTGCCTGGCCGAGCTGTTCGACCCGCGCGACCGGCGTTACCGCTATCCGTTCGTCAACTGCACCGACTGCGGACCCCGTTACACGATCGTGCGGGACGTGCCCTACGACCGGCCGAACACGACCATGGCCGGATTCCCGTTGTGCGGCGAGTGCGCGCGCGAGTACCACGATCCGGCGGACCGGCGTTTCCATGCGCAGCCGGTGTGCTGTCCCGACTGCGGGCCCCGGCTCCGGATCGTCGACCCCGCCGGGCGGTCGCTGGGGGCCGACCCGGTGTCCCGGGCCGTGGAGCTGTTGCGTGCGGGCGACGTCGTGGCCGTCAAGGGACTCGGCGGGTACCACCTCGCCACCGACGCGACGAGCGACTCCGCCACCGCGGCGCTGCGGTCGCGCAAACACCGGGAGGACAAGGCGTTCGCCGTCATGGTGGCGACCCTCGACGACGCCCGGCGACTGTGTGCTGTGGACGACTGCGCGGCGCGGGCGCTGGTGGATCGGCGCCGCCCGATCGTGCTGCTCGACCGACGCCACCCCGACGGCGTCGCGGACGCCGTGGCTCCGGGGAACCGCAGGCTCGGCGTCATGCTCCCGTACACGCCGCTGCACCACCTCCTGCTGCGGGAGCTCGCCGCGCCGATCGTCCTCACCAGCGGCAATGTCTCCGACGAGCCGATCGCGTACACCGACGACGACGCGCTCGCGCGGCTGGGCGGCATCGCCGACGCGTTCCTGGTGCACGACCGTCCGATCCACGTCCGGGCCGACGACTCCGTGGTGAGCCCGTGGCGCGGCGACGCCGTGCCCGTGCGGCGTTCCCGCGGCTACGCCCCCGAGCCGATCACCTGCTCCCGCGAGTTCCCACGGCCCGTCCTGGCCTGCGGGGCGGAACTGAAGAACACCGTGTGTCTCGCCTCGGGACGCCGGGCGGTGCTGTCGCACCACATCGGCGACCTGAAGAACGCCGAGACGCTCCGGTCGTTCACCGAGGCGATCGAGCACCTGTCGCGGCTCTTCGACATCGAACCCGCCGTCGTGGCCCACGACCTGCATCCCGACTACGCCTCCACGCGGTACGCGCTGGAACGGACCGGCCTCGACCCCGTCGGGGTGCAGCACCACCACGCGCACGTGGCGGCGTGCCTGGCCGACAACGGAGTCGACGGTGGCGACGGCGTCGGCGGGGCTGACGACCGCGCCATCGGGGTGGCCTTCGACGGCACCGGTTACGGGCTCGACGGCACGGTGTGGGGTGGGGAGTTCCTCCTCGCCACCTGCGCGGACTTCGAGCGCGTCGGCCACCTGGCGACGGTGCCGATGCCCGGCGGCGAGGCCGCGGTGCGCGAGCCGTGGCGCATGGCGGCCGCGTACCTGCGCGGCGCTACGGACGGCGTGGACGGCGTGGACGACCTCGCGGTCGCCCGACGGCAGGGCGCGCGGTGGGACCAGGTGCGGCGGCTGCTCGACTCGCGGCTGAGCATGCCGGTGACGTCGAGCGCGGGACGGCTGTTCGACGCCGTCGCGGCCGTGCTCGGCGTGCGCGACACCGTCACCTACGAGGGCCAGGCGGCGATCGAACTGGAACAGCGTGCCGATGTCGGGCACTCCGACGGCTACGAGGTCGGGATCGCCGACGACGGGGGAATGCTCGTCGTGGACGGTCCCGGCCTGGTGCGGGCGGTCCTGGACGACCACCGGCGGGGAACCGACCTCGCGCTCGTGGCGGCCCGGTTCCACAACGCCCTCGCCGCGGCGGTGGCCCGCACCTGCCGGGAGATCGCCGACCGCACCGGCGTGCGCCTCGTCGCGCTGTCCGGCGGCGTGTTCGCCAACCGGTTCCTGCTCACCCGCACGGTCGAGGCGCTGGAGGGCGACAATCTCACCGTGCTCACCCACTCCCGGGTTCCGTGCAACGACGGCGGGCTCAGCTTCGGGCAAGCCGTCGTGGCGGGTGCACGCGATCGAGCGATGCGCTGA
- the hypB gene encoding hydrogenase nickel incorporation protein HypB, whose product MCGTCGCDEVSNETVSRGADEHPGTGHRDTVAVERDVLAKNDEIAEDNRAWLASRECFAVNLMSAPGSGKTTLLESTVRELTVDVFVGAVEGDQAGSLDADRLRAVGCRVVQINTGSGCHLDADMLARALRELDPPRRSLVVVENVGNLVCPALFDLGERRRVVLASTTEGEDKPLKYPHMFRAADLVVLTKSDLIPHLTFEVDHFARHLRRINPSAELLVTSAVSGEGLDQWFSWLRSQLGLRSGAPVSSPVPSPASMPSRSSVSPVSSRAVPSASS is encoded by the coding sequence ATGTGCGGGACATGCGGGTGTGACGAGGTGTCGAACGAGACGGTGTCCAGGGGCGCCGACGAGCACCCCGGTACGGGCCACCGCGACACCGTGGCCGTCGAGCGCGACGTGCTCGCGAAGAACGACGAGATCGCCGAGGACAACCGCGCCTGGCTCGCCTCACGGGAGTGCTTCGCCGTCAACCTGATGAGCGCGCCGGGATCGGGCAAGACGACCCTGCTGGAGAGCACGGTGCGGGAACTCACCGTCGACGTGTTCGTCGGTGCCGTGGAGGGCGACCAGGCCGGCTCGCTCGACGCCGACCGGCTGCGCGCCGTCGGCTGCCGCGTCGTGCAGATCAACACGGGCTCGGGCTGTCACCTCGACGCCGACATGCTGGCGCGGGCGCTCCGGGAACTCGACCCGCCCCGCCGGTCGCTCGTCGTGGTGGAGAACGTGGGCAACCTGGTGTGCCCGGCCCTGTTCGACCTCGGTGAGCGACGCCGCGTGGTGCTGGCGTCGACGACGGAGGGCGAGGACAAGCCGCTGAAGTATCCGCACATGTTCCGTGCGGCCGACCTCGTGGTGCTCACCAAGTCGGACCTGATCCCCCACCTGACGTTCGAGGTCGACCACTTCGCGCGGCACCTGCGGCGGATCAACCCGTCCGCCGAGCTGCTCGTGACCTCGGCCGTCTCGGGCGAGGGCCTGGATCAGTGGTTCTCCTGGTTGCGGTCCCAGCTCGGGCTGCGCTCGGGCGCACCGGTGTCGTCCCCGGTGCCGTCCCCGGCCTCGATGCCGTCCCGCTCCTCGGTGTCGCCCGTGTCGTCGCGCGCCGTGCCGTCGGCGTCCTCGTGA
- a CDS encoding hydrogenase maturation nickel metallochaperone HypA/HybF gives MHELSITQSVVDAVVDHTGGARVLSVRLEVGALSGVEVDAVRFCFDAVTRGTPVEGAELVIETVPGTGWCPRCDAETELSSFLDTCPCGSMDVHVRSGQQLRIRDVEVTRDVRDMRV, from the coding sequence ATGCACGAGCTGTCGATCACGCAGAGTGTCGTGGACGCGGTCGTGGACCACACCGGTGGTGCGCGCGTGCTGTCGGTGCGGCTGGAGGTCGGCGCCCTGTCGGGCGTCGAGGTCGACGCCGTGCGGTTCTGCTTCGACGCCGTCACCCGCGGCACACCGGTGGAGGGCGCGGAGCTGGTGATCGAGACCGTGCCGGGCACGGGTTGGTGCCCGCGGTGCGACGCGGAGACGGAACTGTCGTCGTTCCTCGACACCTGTCCGTGCGGGTCGATGGACGTACACGTGAGATCGGGACAACAACTTCGGATACGCGACGTGGAGGTGACACGCGATGTGCGGGACATGCGGGTGTGA
- the hypE gene encoding hydrogenase expression/formation protein HypE, producing the protein MSRARTEDDVLERIERARRRKPRVREERITAAHGAGGKATQTLIEAVFVEAFRNALLEPLGDAADLVLDGTRLAMTTDSYVVSPLFFPGGNIGDLAVNGTVNDLAVAGAIPAYLSCGFILEEGFPIEDLRRIVASMRECAEAVGVALVTGDTKVVGRGSGDGCYVNTTGIGLLPTDRALGIHTARPGDAIVVSGPVGEHGVTVMLARGELELEADLVSDTAPLADLCARLLAVPGVRAMRDATRGGVATVLNEIARAADVSVVVNEDAVPVRDEVRGACELLGIDPLYVACEGRFVAVVDGAYADEALAALQGHPQGAEAAVIGRVGPDPAGTVLLNTAFGGTRIADLLVGDPLPRIC; encoded by the coding sequence ATGAGCCGCGCGCGCACCGAGGACGACGTCCTGGAACGCATCGAGCGGGCGCGGCGCCGCAAGCCGCGAGTGCGGGAGGAACGCATCACAGCCGCACACGGCGCGGGCGGCAAGGCGACCCAGACGCTGATCGAGGCGGTGTTCGTCGAGGCGTTCCGCAACGCGCTGCTCGAACCGCTGGGTGACGCCGCCGACCTCGTGCTCGACGGGACCCGGTTGGCCATGACCACCGACTCGTACGTCGTGTCGCCGCTGTTCTTCCCCGGCGGCAACATCGGCGACCTCGCCGTCAACGGCACCGTCAACGACCTCGCCGTGGCCGGTGCGATCCCGGCGTACCTGTCGTGCGGGTTCATCCTGGAGGAAGGCTTCCCGATCGAGGACCTGCGGCGCATCGTGGCCTCGATGCGGGAGTGCGCCGAGGCCGTGGGCGTGGCACTCGTGACCGGCGACACGAAGGTCGTCGGCCGGGGCAGCGGAGACGGCTGCTACGTCAACACGACGGGAATCGGACTGCTGCCCACGGATCGTGCTCTGGGCATCCACACCGCGCGGCCCGGCGACGCGATCGTCGTCTCGGGTCCGGTGGGCGAACACGGCGTCACCGTGATGCTGGCCCGCGGCGAACTGGAGCTGGAGGCCGACCTCGTCTCCGACACCGCGCCGCTGGCCGACCTGTGTGCCCGGCTGCTCGCCGTGCCCGGGGTGCGGGCCATGCGGGACGCGACTCGGGGCGGGGTTGCGACCGTGCTGAACGAGATCGCCCGGGCGGCCGACGTGTCCGTGGTCGTGAACGAGGACGCCGTACCGGTGCGTGACGAGGTCCGCGGTGCGTGCGAGCTGCTGGGTATCGACCCGCTCTACGTCGCCTGCGAGGGCCGGTTCGTCGCGGTCGTCGACGGCGCGTACGCCGACGAGGCGCTGGCCGCGCTCCAAGGTCATCCGCAGGGCGCCGAGGCCGCCGTCATCGGCAGGGTCGGCCCCGACCCGGCGGGCACCGTGCTGCTCAACACCGCCTTCGGTGGCACGCGGATCGCCGACCTCCTCGTCGGTGACCCGCTGCCGCGCATCTGCTGA
- the hypD gene encoding hydrogenase formation protein HypD, whose translation MRFVDEYRDSDTARALATRIAGLCEPGREYKFMEVCGGHTHTIYKHGIADYLPEQVSLVHGPGCPVCVIPMGRVDDAIHIASLPDVIMTSFGDMMRVPGSNGTFFDSNSEGTDIRMVYSPLDSLRIAKQNPDKQVVFMAIGFETTAPSTAMTLLRAEREGIENFSVFCNHVTIIPGIKAILDSPDLRLDGFLGPGHVSTVIGCRPYEFIPRDYGKPLVVAGFEPLDILQSVHYLLRQLREGRCEVENQYARVVPWQGNPVALDAIARTMRLRPYFEWRGLGFISHSALQLRDEYAHFDAERRFTLPGVRVADPKSCQCGEVLKGVLKPWECKVFGTACTPETPIGTCMVSPEGACAAYYNFGRFTRQRVKEASTV comes from the coding sequence ATGCGCTTTGTCGACGAGTACCGCGACTCCGACACGGCCCGGGCCCTGGCGACGAGGATCGCCGGGCTGTGCGAACCGGGCCGCGAGTACAAGTTCATGGAGGTGTGCGGCGGGCACACCCACACCATCTACAAGCACGGGATCGCCGACTACCTGCCGGAGCAGGTGTCGCTCGTGCACGGGCCCGGCTGCCCGGTGTGCGTGATCCCGATGGGTCGCGTCGACGACGCCATCCACATCGCGAGCCTGCCCGACGTCATCATGACGTCGTTCGGGGACATGATGCGGGTGCCGGGGTCGAACGGCACGTTCTTCGACTCCAACTCCGAGGGCACCGACATCCGCATGGTGTACTCGCCGCTGGACTCGCTGCGCATCGCCAAGCAGAACCCCGACAAGCAGGTGGTGTTCATGGCGATCGGCTTCGAGACCACCGCGCCGTCCACCGCCATGACGTTGCTGCGCGCCGAGCGGGAGGGCATCGAGAACTTCTCGGTGTTCTGCAACCACGTCACGATCATTCCCGGCATCAAGGCGATCCTGGACTCCCCCGACCTGCGGCTCGACGGCTTCCTCGGGCCGGGCCACGTCTCCACGGTGATCGGCTGCCGCCCGTACGAGTTCATCCCCCGCGACTACGGCAAACCGCTGGTGGTGGCCGGGTTCGAGCCGCTCGACATCCTGCAGTCGGTGCACTACCTGCTCCGGCAGCTGCGGGAGGGCCGGTGCGAGGTGGAGAACCAGTACGCCCGCGTGGTGCCGTGGCAGGGCAATCCCGTGGCGCTCGACGCCATCGCCCGCACGATGCGACTGCGGCCCTACTTCGAGTGGCGCGGCCTGGGCTTCATCTCGCACTCCGCGCTGCAACTGCGCGACGAGTACGCGCACTTCGACGCCGAGCGGCGCTTCACCCTGCCCGGGGTGCGGGTCGCCGACCCGAAGTCGTGCCAGTGCGGCGAGGTGCTCAAGGGCGTGCTGAAGCCGTGGGAGTGCAAGGTCTTCGGCACCGCGTGCACCCCGGAGACGCCCATCGGCACCTGCATGGTGTCGCCGGAGGGCGCGTGCGCCGCCTACTACAACTTCGGCCGGTTCACCCGGCAGCGCGTGAAGGAGGCGAGCACCGTATGA
- a CDS encoding HypC/HybG/HupF family hydrogenase formation chaperone, with amino-acid sequence MCLGIPGEIVEILPDRPDLARVHVSGVRRAINIGLLTDDPPVPGDWVLIHVGFALSKIDEQEAAAVLRYLEELGSAYTDEMDALSQSMIE; translated from the coding sequence ATGTGTCTCGGCATTCCCGGTGAGATCGTCGAGATCCTGCCGGACCGACCCGATCTCGCGAGGGTCCACGTCAGCGGCGTCCGCAGGGCGATCAACATCGGCCTGCTCACCGACGACCCGCCCGTTCCGGGTGACTGGGTCCTCATCCACGTCGGGTTCGCACTGTCCAAGATCGACGAACAGGAGGCCGCGGCCGTGCTGCGGTACCTGGAGGAGCTCGGCAGTGCCTACACCGACGAGATGGACGCACTGAGCCAATCGATGATCGAGTGA
- a CDS encoding hydrogenase maturation protease encodes MTSRVLIAGIGNVFHGDDGFGVEVVSRLSTRDLPPEAVVADYGIRGVHLAYELLDGAYETTIFVDAMKRGEAPGTVYVLDADPATSVPGAAHSDEGPVLDAHGMHPAAVLALLRRLGGTPGRIYVVGCEPLTLEEGMGLSEPVAAAVDEAARRVRELVSDALERGGVDVSRHSR; translated from the coding sequence GTGACGAGCAGGGTGCTCATCGCCGGCATCGGCAACGTGTTCCACGGCGACGACGGATTCGGGGTCGAGGTGGTCTCGCGTCTGTCCACCCGCGACCTGCCGCCCGAGGCCGTCGTCGCCGACTACGGCATCCGGGGCGTGCACCTGGCGTACGAGCTGCTCGACGGCGCGTACGAGACCACGATCTTCGTCGACGCCATGAAGCGGGGCGAGGCCCCGGGCACGGTCTACGTGCTCGACGCCGACCCCGCGACCTCGGTTCCCGGCGCCGCACACAGCGACGAGGGGCCGGTGCTCGACGCCCACGGCATGCACCCGGCGGCCGTGCTCGCCCTGCTGCGCAGGCTCGGGGGAACGCCGGGCCGGATCTACGTCGTGGGCTGCGAACCACTCACCCTCGAGGAGGGCATGGGGTTGAGCGAACCGGTGGCCGCGGCCGTGGACGAGGCGGCGCGGCGCGTACGGGAACTCGTCAGCGACGCACTGGAAAGGGGTGGCGTCGATGTGTCTCGGCATTCCCGGTGA
- a CDS encoding D-sedoheptulose-7-phosphate isomerase yields the protein MTDAMSSLYPFLYDTADDGTTSVDAVLAEVRRSTEDKAREIMELRRRVHREQGEKLAACGAAMAERFGRGGRLFAFGNGGSSTDAADLTTQFLDPPPGTPPLPAFALTAEAAVVTALSNDVGFDLVFSRQLAAFGRPGDLAVGLSTSGNSTNLLAAFDEAHRIGMLTVGITGGGGGRMAELDSIDFLFEVPSASVHRVQEAQTTIYHVLAELAADGAR from the coding sequence ATGACCGATGCGATGAGCTCGCTGTACCCGTTCCTCTACGACACCGCCGACGACGGGACGACGTCCGTCGACGCCGTGCTCGCCGAGGTGCGCCGCTCGACCGAGGACAAGGCGCGGGAGATCATGGAACTGCGTCGGCGGGTGCACCGCGAGCAGGGTGAGAAGCTCGCTGCCTGCGGCGCGGCGATGGCCGAGCGGTTCGGCCGCGGCGGGCGGTTGTTCGCCTTCGGCAACGGCGGCAGTTCCACCGACGCCGCCGACCTCACGACCCAGTTCCTCGACCCGCCGCCGGGGACTCCGCCCCTGCCGGCGTTCGCCCTCACCGCCGAGGCGGCCGTGGTCACGGCGTTGAGCAACGACGTGGGCTTCGACCTGGTGTTCTCCCGGCAGCTGGCCGCGTTCGGCCGCCCCGGCGATCTGGCCGTGGGCCTGTCCACCAGCGGCAACTCGACGAACCTGCTCGCCGCGTTCGACGAGGCCCACCGGATCGGGATGCTCACGGTCGGCATCACGGGCGGCGGCGGAGGCCGGATGGCCGAACTCGACTCGATCGACTTCCTCTTCGAGGTGCCGTCGGCGTCCGTGCACCGCGTGCAGGAAGCCCAGACGACGATCTACCACGTGCTCGCCGAACTCGCGGCGGACGGTGCGCGATGA
- a CDS encoding hydrogenase assembly protein HupF: protein MTGDDQLACTDEVCVTCSDTAVVVRLLRLLGDDLALVDTGAGHEEVSVALVDPACLRPGAALLVHAKEAIGVPR, encoded by the coding sequence ATGACCGGAGACGACCAGCTCGCCTGCACCGACGAGGTCTGCGTGACCTGCTCCGACACCGCCGTCGTGGTGCGCCTGCTGCGGCTGCTCGGCGACGACCTCGCCCTCGTGGACACGGGGGCGGGCCACGAGGAGGTCAGCGTCGCGCTCGTGGACCCCGCGTGCCTGCGCCCGGGCGCCGCCCTGCTGGTGCACGCCAAAGAAGCGATCGGAGTGCCCCGATGA
- a CDS encoding D-sedoheptulose-7-phosphate isomerase yields MTDRHPLAVRVDEALERRRDPLDTLLTEAEPVARACHAMAARFHRGGTLVVFGNGGGSTDAQHISVEFVHPVIVGKRALPALSLTADIATMTGIAARVGFDEVFAHQLRHLAGADDIALGLSVDGDCANVVRGFEQARELGMLTVALVGGDGGAVAESEAVDHVLRADSHDPRVVKEVHVTMYHVLWELVHVFLEHPGVLTRKAAS; encoded by the coding sequence TTGACCGACCGTCATCCCCTCGCCGTCCGCGTCGACGAGGCGCTGGAGCGCCGCAGGGACCCGCTGGACACGTTGTTGACCGAAGCCGAGCCGGTGGCTCGCGCCTGCCACGCGATGGCCGCGCGGTTCCATCGCGGCGGCACGCTCGTCGTGTTCGGCAACGGCGGCGGCTCGACCGATGCGCAGCACATCTCCGTGGAGTTCGTGCATCCCGTGATCGTGGGCAAGCGCGCGCTGCCCGCGCTGTCGTTGACCGCCGACATCGCGACCATGACCGGGATCGCCGCGCGGGTGGGGTTCGACGAGGTGTTCGCCCACCAGCTGCGGCACCTCGCCGGGGCCGACGACATCGCGCTCGGGCTGTCCGTGGACGGCGACTGCGCCAACGTGGTGCGGGGCTTCGAGCAGGCGCGTGAGCTCGGCATGCTCACCGTCGCGCTGGTGGGCGGCGACGGCGGCGCGGTGGCCGAAAGCGAGGCGGTCGACCACGTGCTGCGCGCCGACTCCCACGATCCCCGGGTCGTCAAGGAGGTGCACGTGACGATGTACCACGTCCTGTGGGAGCTGGTGCACGTGTTCCTCGAACACCCGGGTGTGCTGACGCGAAAGGCCGCGTCATGA
- a CDS encoding NADH-quinone oxidoreductase subunit B family protein, whose product MTTQASATGVDEVHILWTSEGMSCDGDTVSVTAASLPSIEDVVLQAVPGIPKVHLHNKVLAYETGDDFLQPFFQAANDELDAPFILVVEGSIPNENIHAEDGFWTAMGNDPETGQPKTLNRWLDELAPKAWAVVAIGTCATYGGIHAMAGNPTGCMGLVDYLGEDFRSAGGLPVINVPGCPVQPDNFMETLLWVLHQAAGLAPTIPLDDQLRPQWLFGKTVHEGCDRAAYYEQADFAHDYNSPKCQVKIGCWGPVVNCNVTKRGWMDGVGGCPNVGGVCIGCTMPGFPDKFMPFMDEPPGGSLSSAMLRVYGPLVRTLRSITNKSANTEPKWRHPGDKLTTGYQPRYPRA is encoded by the coding sequence ATGACCACACAGGCCAGCGCCACCGGCGTCGACGAGGTGCACATCCTGTGGACCTCGGAGGGTATGAGCTGCGACGGCGACACCGTGTCCGTCACCGCCGCGTCACTGCCGAGCATCGAGGACGTGGTGCTCCAGGCCGTGCCCGGCATCCCCAAGGTGCACCTGCACAACAAGGTGCTCGCCTACGAGACCGGCGACGACTTCCTCCAACCGTTCTTCCAGGCCGCGAACGACGAGCTCGACGCGCCGTTCATCCTCGTCGTGGAGGGGTCCATCCCCAACGAGAACATCCACGCCGAGGACGGCTTCTGGACCGCGATGGGCAACGACCCGGAGACCGGGCAGCCCAAGACACTCAACCGGTGGCTCGACGAACTCGCCCCGAAAGCGTGGGCCGTCGTCGCGATCGGGACCTGCGCCACCTACGGCGGCATTCACGCGATGGCGGGAAACCCGACCGGCTGCATGGGGCTCGTCGACTACCTCGGTGAGGACTTCCGGTCGGCCGGTGGTCTCCCGGTGATCAACGTTCCGGGCTGCCCGGTGCAGCCGGACAACTTCATGGAGACCCTGCTCTGGGTGCTCCACCAGGCGGCGGGCCTCGCGCCGACCATCCCGTTGGACGACCAGCTGCGCCCGCAGTGGCTGTTCGGCAAGACCGTGCACGAGGGCTGCGATCGCGCGGCCTACTACGAGCAGGCCGACTTCGCCCACGACTACAACTCGCCGAAGTGCCAGGTCAAGATCGGCTGTTGGGGCCCGGTCGTCAACTGCAACGTCACCAAGCGCGGCTGGATGGACGGCGTCGGCGGCTGCCCGAACGTCGGCGGCGTGTGCATCGGCTGCACCATGCCCGGCTTCCCCGACAAGTTCATGCCCTTCATGGACGAACCACCCGGCGGCTCGCTGTCCTCGGCGATGCTGCGCGTGTACGGCCCGCTCGTGCGCACCCTGCGCAGCATCACGAACAAGAGCGCGAACACCGAGCCGAAGTGGCGCCATCCCGGCGACAAGCTCACCACCGGCTACCAGCCCCGTTACCCCCGAGCCTGA